A genome region from Phocoena sinus isolate mPhoSin1 chromosome 16, mPhoSin1.pri, whole genome shotgun sequence includes the following:
- the LOC116741596 gene encoding cytochrome P450 2E1 produces the protein MAALGIVVALLVWMATLLLISIWKHIYSSWQLPPGPFPLPIVGNIFQLEFKNIPKSFTRLAERFGPVFTLYLGSRRFVVLHGYKAVKEVLLDYRSEFSGRGEIPAFRVHQDKGIIFNNGPTWQDTRRFSLTTLRDFGMGKQSNEQRIQREAQLLLGALRKTHGQPFDPTFVIGFAPYNVISDILFHRRADYNDKTALRMLSLFNENFYLLSTPWIQLYNNFSGYIRYLPGSHRKLMKNVSEIKEYALEGVKDHQRSLEASCPRDFTDTMLLEMEKEKHSTDPVYTLDNIAVTVADLLFAGTETTSTTLRYGLLILMKYPEVEEKLHEEIDRVIGPSRIPAIKDRLDMPYLDAVVHEIQRFIDMIPSNLFHEATRDTVFRGYVIPKGTVIIPTLDSLLYDSQEFPEPEKFKPEHFLNENGKFKYSDHFKPFSAGKRVCVGEGLARMELFLFLASILQHFNLESPVDPMDIDLSPIAIGFAKIPPHYRLCVIPRSQV, from the exons ATGGCCGCCCTGGGCATCGTGGTCGCCCTGCTGGTGTGGATGGCCACCCTGCTGCTCATCTCCATCTGGAAACACATCTACAGCAGCTGGCAGCTGCCCCCTGGCCCTTTCCCACTGCCCATCGTTGGGAACATTTTCCAGTTGGAATTTAAGAATATTCCCAAATCCTTCACCAGG CTGGCAGAGCGTTTCGGCCCGGTGTTCACCCTGTACCTGGGCTCACGGCGCTTCGTGGTCCTGCACGGCTACAAGGCCGTGAAGGAGGTCCTGCTCGACTACAGGAGTGAGTTTTCTGGCAGAGGAGAAATCCCCGCGTTCCGGGTGCACCAGGACAAAG GGATTATTTTCAATAATGGACCGACCTGGCAGGACACCCGGCGGTTCTCCCTGACCACCCTCCGTGACTTCGGGATGGGGAAACAGAGCAATGAGCAGCGGATCCAGAGGGAGGCCCAGCTCCTGCTGGGGGCGCTCCGGAAGACCCATG GCCAGCCCTTCGACCCCACCTTTGTCATCGGCTTCGCGCCCTACAACGTCATCTCTGACATCCTCTTCCACAGACGCGCTGACTACAACGACAAGACGGCCCTGAGGATGCTGAGTCTGTTCAATGAGAACTTCTACCTGCTCAGTACACCCTGGATCCAG ctTTATAATAATTTCTCAGGCTACATACGTTACCTGCCTGGAAGCCatagaaaactaatgaaaaatgtgtctgaAATAAAAGAGTACGCTCTAGAAGGAGTGAAGGACCACCAGAGGTCGCTGGAGGCCAGCTGCCCCCGAGACTTCACTGACACCATGCTGTTGGAAATGGAGAAG GAAAAACACAGTACAGACCCTGTGTACACTTTGGACAACATTGCTGTGACCGTGGCTGACCTGCTCTTTGCGGGGACAGAGACCACCAGCACCACCCTGAGATACGGGCTCCTGATTCTCATGAAATACCCGGAGGTCGAAG AGAAACTTCATGAAGAAATTGATAGGGTGATTGGGCCAAGCCGAATCCCTGCCATCAAGGACAGGCTGGATATGCCCTACCTGGATGCCGTGGTGCATGAGATTCAGCGATTCATCGACATGATTCCCTCCAACCTGTTCCACGAAGCAACCCGGGACACAGTGTTCAGAGGATACGTCATCCCCAAG GGCACAGTCATAATTCCGACACTGGACTCCCTCTTGTATGACAGCCAAGAATTCCCCGAGCCAGAGAAGTTTAAGCCAGAGCACTTTctgaatgaaaatggaaagttCAAGTACAGTGACCATTTCAAGCCATTTTCCGCAG GAAAGCGGGTGTGTGTTGGAGAAGGCCTGGCTCGCATGGAACTGTTCCTGTTCTTGGCCTCCATCCTGCAGCACTTTAACTTGGAGTCGCCAGTGGACCCCATGGATATCGACCTCAGCCCCATCGCAATTGGGTTTGCCAAGATCCCCCCCCATTACAGGCTCTGTGTCATTCCCCGCTCACAAGTGTGA